GTAAATGTACAGTCTTGTTCCGTGAATTTCAAAGGTGCAGTTACACCCACTGAGTTCTTTCTGTAAGATGGTGAGGTCAAAATCATCGCGTTCCACCTCAAATACGCTATCGCCAACGTGCTCTGCGATTAGAGCTTGTGGTTCTCCTTCAATGAGCTTTTTGCCTTGTTCCATGATTATCACGTGATCCGCCAACCGTGAAACCTCTTCCATATAATGACTTGTAAGGAGCATGGTGGTGCCCTCACGTTTCAAAATGTCTAGCCTATCCCAGATTAGGTGTCTTGCCTGTGGGTCAAGTCCTATAGTGGGTTCATCCAATATGAGGAGTAGTGGTTCGTTTATGAGGGCCCTTGCAATAATAAGACGCCTTCTCTGGCCACCTGAAAGGTTCTGAATAATTTCGTTATGCCTAGACTCTAGAGCAAAGAATCTCAGGAGTTCTTTTGCACGCTTTAGGGCAAGGTGTCGTGGAATGCGAAAATAAGAGGCATAGATAATCAAGTTTTCGAGTACTGTTAGATCAGGGTCCAAATTATCTGATTGTGGAGCAACGCCTATCTTCTGTTTTATTGTACTTAAATGGTTTGAAAGTGATTGCCC
This is a stretch of genomic DNA from Dissulfuribacter thermophilus. It encodes these proteins:
- a CDS encoding ABC transporter ATP-binding protein, which gives rise to MQKKLPIIRIEGLTKVFENRLAVHGLDLSVEEGKCIALLGPNGAGKTTTINMILGLVIPTKGKITIFGQSLSNHLSTIKQKIGVAPQSDNLDPDLTVLENLIIYASYFRIPRHLALKRAKELLRFFALESRHNEIIQNLSGGQRRRLIIARALINEPLLLILDEPTIGLDPQARHLIWDRLDILKREGTTMLLTSHYMEEVSRLADHVIIMEQGKKLIEGEPQALIAEHVGDSVFEVERDDFDLTILQKELSGCNCTFEIHGTRLYIYTKGPCPEAERLSLRFSHVIKRPANLEDLFLRYTGRKFVEG